The DNA sequence GAAGCATCGAAATTGGTTGCGGCAGCCGTCATCCAAGCTGCCATCGAAGACGGCGTACATGGCGTTGAAATAACGGACCCGATGGAAGCTGTCGAAGCTGCCATCTGGAAAGCGGAATATTAGGAAAAAAAGCACGTCCAAAAACGGAAGAACCGACAGGAAGGAACGGGATGAATGGAATATCGGATTGAACATGACTCATTAGGGGAAGTAAAAGTAGCAGCGGATAAATTATGGGGTGCACAGACGCAACGCAGTCTGGAAAACTTCAAAATCGGCATCGAAAAGATTCCGATGGAAGTCATCTACGCATTGGTCGAAATCAAGCGGGCTGCCGCGGCATCAAACCATGAAGTCGGTTTGTTGGACGAGACTGTGGCAAAGGGCATCCTTTTGGCGGCTGATGAAGTGCTTGAAGGTAAGTGGGACGATCAATTTCCTTTGTCCGTATGGCAGACCGGAAGCGGCACGCAATCCAATATGAACGTCAACGAAGTGCTGGCGAACCGGGGCAACCAGCTTGTCGACGGCGGCATCCATCCCAACGACCACGTGAACAAGGGCCAGAGCTCCAATGATACATTCCCGGCTGCCATGCACATTGCCGGCGTACTCTACATAAAAAACAAGCTGTATCCGGCGATTGAACAATTGATCGGCACCCTGACCCGCTTGGAGCAAGAGAATGCGGCGATCGTCAAATTGGGCCGTACCCATCTGCAGGATGCTACGCCATTGACATTAGGCCAGGAAATCAGCGCATGGCGCGTCATGCTTGAAGAAACCATGTCCATGATCGAGGACTCCTTGAAATACATGCGCCAAGTAGCCTTAGGCGGCACAGCGGTCGGAACGGGACTGAACGCCGATCCGGTCTTCATCCAAAAAACAATCGAAAAAGTTGCGGAACGCACGGGCGAAGCATTCGTCGGAGCTGAGAATAAATTCCATGCGCTGACCAGCAAGGATGCTTTTGTGCATACGCACGGGGCAGTCAAAGCTTTGGCGGCCAATTTCTACAAAATCGCCAATGATGTCCGTTGGCTGGCGAGCGGCCCGAGAAGCGGCATCGGCGAAATCAGCATCCCGATGAATGAGCCGGGAAGTTCGATCATGCCTGGAAAAGTCAATCCGACCCAATCCGAAGCCGTAACGATGGCCTGCATCCAAGTGATGGGCAACGACAGCGCCATCGGCTTTGCGGCTTCGCAAGGTTCTTTCCAGCTGAACACCTATATGCCACTGATCGTGAACAACTTCATGCAGTCTGTCCGCCTGCTTGCGGATGCACTGATCAGCTTTGATGAAAACTGTGCGAGCGGAATCAAGGCGGAACAGGACAAAATCAACTATAACCTGACCAATTCCTTGATGCTGGTGACTGCCTTGAACCCGTACATCGGCTATGAGAAAGCAGCCAAGATCGCTCAGAAGGCTTTTGTGGACGGCACTTCCTTGAAAGAGGCGGCTGTCGCGATGGGGCATGTCACTGCTGAAGAGTTTGATAAGTACGTGGATCCGATGAAGATGGTTTAATTTTTTCGGCGAAGTGCGGATCGGCAGGCAAGTCCAGTCGATCCGTTTTTGTTGTCTATTGTTTTGAAACAGATCAAACACAGGAGGCCCTAAACATGGATATAACCTTAGAATTGATGAAGCACAGCACCCTGGAAGGTGAACGGATTTTGCTGCGTCCAGTCGGGTTGGCGGATGCTCCGGATATGTTCGAATATGCTTCCGATGAGGAAACGACCCGGTTTGTCTTCGAAACGCATCGTGATCGGGCGATGACGGAAGAGGCCATCGCGAATTACTTTATGGCGGCGCCGGCTGGAAAGTATGCGATTGTAGTGAAGGACACCAAAAAGATGATCGGGACAATCGATATCCGTCCGAACCCGACTGACCGCATTGCGGAAATAGGCTACACCTTGAACAAGGGGTACTGCGGGAACGGCTATATGACGGAAGCGGGAAAGCTCATCACAGCGCTGGCTTTTGAAGTTTTGGAACTGGAAAAAGTCTTTGCGATGCATGATATCCTGAACCCGGCTTCGGGCGAAGTGATGAAGCGGCTAGGGATGCAATCGGAAGGGATATTGCGCAGACACAAAGTCTTCAAAGGGCGCAGCTGCGACATGGCTTATTATGGAATTTTGAAGGAAGAATATTTCCAACAAGCGAGGGAAGTCTGAACCGTAAAAAAGCATTGCTATTTCGGAGCTTTTCTCATACAATAATTAGTGATTGAATGTAAGGAACAGTAAATGGATGATGGGTAAAGAGAGTCTTTCCTAGGCTGGAAGAGGGACCCCCACTGATTCGTTGAACCTACCTGACAGTATGCCGTAGAAATATGGCCGGTTTTCTGCCGTTACCAGATGTTGAGTTGGGCTTTCGCAAATAATGAAGGCCAATGAAGGTGGTACCGCGGAAATACATCAGGAAAGTATATTTCGTCCTTGTTAAGGATGGATTATGCTTATTTTTTTGCAATCAAATAAAAATATTAAAAATCAGGAGGAAAAACATGAGTACTTTACAAAAAGAAGATTTTTCGGCATGGTATATCCAAACCATCAAACAAGCTGATCTGATGGATTATTCACCTGTACGCGGCTGCATGATCTTCAAACCGGACGGCTATGAAATTTGGGAACATATCCAGGAAGAATTCAACGCACGTTTCAAAGAGGAAGGCATCCGTAACGCTTACTTCCCGATGCTGATTCCGGAATCATTCTTCACAAAAGAAAAAGACCATATCGAAGGCTTCAGCCCGGAATTGCCATGGGTAACGGAAGCTGCAGGCGAAAAATTGGAAGAACGCTTGGCCTTGCGTCCGACATCGGAAACGATGATCGGTACGGCTTTCGGTGACTGGATCAATTCTTACCGCGATCTGCCGATGGAAATCAACCAATGGGCGAACGTGTTCCGTTGGGAAAAGAAAACCTTGCCGTTCTTGCGCACTTCCGAGTTCCTTTGGCAAGAAGGACATACTGCCCATGCCGATGAAGAAGATGCGCGCCGTCGCACCATGCGCATGCTGCAAGTCTACAAAGAAGTCATCGAAGGCTTGTTGGCAGTGCCTGTCTACGAAGGGCAAAAAACGCCTTCAGAACGTTTCGCAGGTGCGGTGGATACCTACTCCGTAGAAGCGATGATGAAAGACGGAAAAGCGGTTCAGGCCGGGACTTCCCACTATATGGGCACGAAATTCGCGGAAGCATTCGACATCAAATACTTGAACAGCGATAACGAGCACGTTTATGCGCATACTACTTCTTGGGGCGTCTCCACACGTTTGATCGGTGCGCTGATCATGGTTCATGGCGATGACCAAGGATTGGTTTTGCCTCCTAAGGTCGCAGCAAAGCAAGTTGTCTTGATGCCGGTTGGCCCATGGAAGAAGAAACCTGAAATCGTGGAACGTCTGGAAGTATTGCAAAAGGATCTGAAGGCTGCCGGTATCCGCGTTCTCTTGGACGACAGCGATAACTCGCCTGGCTTCAAATTCAACGAGTGGGAACTGAAGGGCGTACCGATTCGCATCGAATTCGGGCCACGCGATATGGAAAACAACCAAGTCATGGTGAAAATGCGTGATCTTTCCGACAAAGTGGCGGTATCCTTGGATGAGATCATGGACTTCGTTCCGAAAGCATTGGATGACATGCAAGTCCGTCTCTTGGAAACAGCCCGCGAAAACCGCAAAGCCAATGAATACACGAACATCGATACATTGGATGAACTGAAAGCCCACATCGAATCTAAGCGAGCAGCTGGCGAAGTGCCTGGTTTCGTATTGGCAGGATGGGACGGCGAGCTTGAAACGGAAGCAAAAATCAAGGAAGAAACTGGCTTCACGACCCGCAACATGCCTTTCAACCCACCAGTCGAAAAAACAACCTGTATCGTATCAGGCAAGCCAGCTAAACACACAGTCTGGTTAGCAAGAGCATACTAAAACAGTGAATATTGAAAGCTATAGAGTAAAATAAATGAGGTTTGTTGCCGTATTCTCTGAATATTGGCAGCAAACCTCAATTGTTTATGAAAAGTATACATAATGTTTTGATCATCAAAACGGAATGGCAGGAAGGCGAAATGAAGAAAATGCAAAGAATGACTTATTTAGACTGCGCTAAAGGTGTCGCTATCATATTGGTTGTTTTGGGACACATTGATATGGGGAATAATCCTCTAAACAACTGGATTTATTCATTTCATATGCCGCTATTTTTTGTGTTATCCGGAATGTTGATGGCTTATAAAAATAATTGTTTAAGCACCGGCTTATGGGTGAATGTTAAGAAGCGGTCAGTACAGTTGTTGTATCCATACTTCACATTTAGCTTGATAACATTGATATGGTTAGTGGTTGATCAACTGAAGCACGGACATGCAGATGCTAATTTTATCATACAAGTTATCATAGATACATTAAGTCTGGATGGTTATGGTGCAATATGGTTTTTACCAGCGTTGCTGATGGCGGAAATCTTTTTTCTGATGATATTCAGAGGACATAAGAGGAGCATCCTCTTAGTTGGTTGTTTAGTGTTGCTGACTTCTGTGAGTGGAATGTATTTGCAGGTTGCTATTCCGCTTGAAAGAGACTTGCTGACCACGTATTTAGAACGATTCTACAATATGTTTAATCGGTCTTTGATTGGAACTGTTTTTATCTGGTTCGGGTACAGCCTCTTTGGAAAATTAGAGAAGGCAGCTACTGGTGCCAACAAACCGAGACTGATCATTTTGGGGATTGTGATGTTTGTCGCCAATTTCTTTTTAGCACAAAGCAACCCCTCGGTAGATTTACATTATTCTGTCCTGAATAATCCAGTACTCTACTATGTGTGCGCATTACTGGGCACTGTTTCCACGCTGCTGTTCTTTAAATTTATCATTCCGAATAATAGGGTTTTAGAGTATTTTGGCAGAAATTCAATGATAATTATGGGAACTCAGTCGATTGTTCCGCTAACAGAAATTTCAAAGAATATTCTAGGTATGACGGGGATGTCTTTTGAGCGATATTCCTATGATGTCATGATTTGTATTTTAAGCATGATCATGAATGTTGTGATGATCGAATTGATCAACAGATTCTTTCCTTATATTTTGAGGAGAGTGCCGTTTAGGGAATTTACTGTAAATACTGGATAACTATTAAAAAAGAAGAGACCATCCAAACTGAAATGGATGATCTCTTCTTTTTCGTTGCTATTTTTTATCGGCATCCTCTGGGTGCAGGTGCACGATTTTTTCCCCGCCCAAAATGTTTTTCACATCAGTCCGGCGTTTGTCTTTTTGAGCTTCGACCAGTTTCTTGGGCGTAATGTCATTACCCTCGGGATCATAAACTTTTGAATTCAAAAGGATTTCATCAAAAGAACTGCGGAACGATTTGATGTAAGTTTGACGCAGTTGCTGCTGCTCGATTTTTTCGGTTTCGGTCAGACCATCCGCCGTTTTGGCTTTACGGGCCAATTCATTGATTCTGTTCAATAGTTTTTCCATTTATGTTTCTCCTCTCATGTGGAAGGAGAGATCAGAAGTGTTTGTTGTACCAAGCTTTCGCTGCAACAACCTCTTCGTTCGTCAGTGAGTGTCCAGCATTTCCCCAATAAATGGATACCTCACTGCCGGCTCCTTCTAGTGTTGCCTTCAATTCCGTGCTTTCTTCCGGTGCGCAAAGCGGATCATTTGTGCCCGCACCGATAAAGACAGGAAGGGAATGCAGATCAGGCAATTGACGATTGCGGAACGGCACCATCGGATGATGAAGGATGGCCCCTTTGACAACATCTTTGAAAGAGTATATCATACTCCCGGCGATATTTGCACCATTTGAGTACCCGATCGCAACGATGTTATTCCGGCCGAAACCGTATTCCTTGGAGGCTTCCTCCAGGAACGCAATCAATTCATTTGTGCGGTAATCCAGGTCATTTTCGTCGAATACACCTTCTGCCAAACGGCGGAAATATCGGTTCATGCCGGATTCGGTCACGTTTCCGCGCACACCCAGCAGAGAAGCTTCCGGATCGATCGCCTCTCCGAGGAAAAACAGGTCGTGTTCGGTTCCGC is a window from the Trichococcus shcherbakoviae genome containing:
- the fumC gene encoding class II fumarate hydratase, whose translation is MEYRIEHDSLGEVKVAADKLWGAQTQRSLENFKIGIEKIPMEVIYALVEIKRAAAASNHEVGLLDETVAKGILLAADEVLEGKWDDQFPLSVWQTGSGTQSNMNVNEVLANRGNQLVDGGIHPNDHVNKGQSSNDTFPAAMHIAGVLYIKNKLYPAIEQLIGTLTRLEQENAAIVKLGRTHLQDATPLTLGQEISAWRVMLEETMSMIEDSLKYMRQVALGGTAVGTGLNADPVFIQKTIEKVAERTGEAFVGAENKFHALTSKDAFVHTHGAVKALAANFYKIANDVRWLASGPRSGIGEISIPMNEPGSSIMPGKVNPTQSEAVTMACIQVMGNDSAIGFAASQGSFQLNTYMPLIVNNFMQSVRLLADALISFDENCASGIKAEQDKINYNLTNSLMLVTALNPYIGYEKAAKIAQKAFVDGTSLKEAAVAMGHVTAEEFDKYVDPMKMV
- a CDS encoding GNAT family N-acetyltransferase codes for the protein MDITLELMKHSTLEGERILLRPVGLADAPDMFEYASDEETTRFVFETHRDRAMTEEAIANYFMAAPAGKYAIVVKDTKKMIGTIDIRPNPTDRIAEIGYTLNKGYCGNGYMTEAGKLITALAFEVLELEKVFAMHDILNPASGEVMKRLGMQSEGILRRHKVFKGRSCDMAYYGILKEEYFQQAREV
- the proS gene encoding proline--tRNA ligase, with amino-acid sequence MSTLQKEDFSAWYIQTIKQADLMDYSPVRGCMIFKPDGYEIWEHIQEEFNARFKEEGIRNAYFPMLIPESFFTKEKDHIEGFSPELPWVTEAAGEKLEERLALRPTSETMIGTAFGDWINSYRDLPMEINQWANVFRWEKKTLPFLRTSEFLWQEGHTAHADEEDARRRTMRMLQVYKEVIEGLLAVPVYEGQKTPSERFAGAVDTYSVEAMMKDGKAVQAGTSHYMGTKFAEAFDIKYLNSDNEHVYAHTTSWGVSTRLIGALIMVHGDDQGLVLPPKVAAKQVVLMPVGPWKKKPEIVERLEVLQKDLKAAGIRVLLDDSDNSPGFKFNEWELKGVPIRIEFGPRDMENNQVMVKMRDLSDKVAVSLDEIMDFVPKALDDMQVRLLETARENRKANEYTNIDTLDELKAHIESKRAAGEVPGFVLAGWDGELETEAKIKEETGFTTRNMPFNPPVEKTTCIVSGKPAKHTVWLARAY
- a CDS encoding acyltransferase family protein, with the protein product MKKMQRMTYLDCAKGVAIILVVLGHIDMGNNPLNNWIYSFHMPLFFVLSGMLMAYKNNCLSTGLWVNVKKRSVQLLYPYFTFSLITLIWLVVDQLKHGHADANFIIQVIIDTLSLDGYGAIWFLPALLMAEIFFLMIFRGHKRSILLVGCLVLLTSVSGMYLQVAIPLERDLLTTYLERFYNMFNRSLIGTVFIWFGYSLFGKLEKAATGANKPRLIILGIVMFVANFFLAQSNPSVDLHYSVLNNPVLYYVCALLGTVSTLLFFKFIIPNNRVLEYFGRNSMIIMGTQSIVPLTEISKNILGMTGMSFERYSYDVMICILSMIMNVVMIELINRFFPYILRRVPFREFTVNTG
- a CDS encoding DUF896 domain-containing protein gives rise to the protein MEKLLNRINELARKAKTADGLTETEKIEQQQLRQTYIKSFRSSFDEILLNSKVYDPEGNDITPKKLVEAQKDKRRTDVKNILGGEKIVHLHPEDADKK
- a CDS encoding alpha/beta hydrolase; this translates as MNHQHIFKQGNPERPLLLLLHGTGGTEHDLFFLGEAIDPEASLLGVRGNVTESGMNRYFRRLAEGVFDENDLDYRTNELIAFLEEASKEYGFGRNNIVAIGYSNGANIAGSMIYSFKDVVKGAILHHPMVPFRNRQLPDLHSLPVFIGAGTNDPLCAPEESTELKATLEGAGSEVSIYWGNAGHSLTNEEVVAAKAWYNKHF